Proteins encoded within one genomic window of Mycolicibacterium aubagnense:
- a CDS encoding DUF6542 domain-containing protein translates to MSAEHHGPEAALDRRSALPSIPGIPWWGAIVLAVTATAIGFAYDAGTGDKELSAFFTFCYVAGCVLAVLAVRRSGIFTAVIQPPLILFVAVPGAYFMFHSDKIAGIKDLLINCGYPLIERFPTMFFTAAAVLVLGLVRWFVLPQFLTYEDDDEDEAVAEAKPRRTRRQADDEDVAPAGLAGLAATLSAKLTKLTTGQTPRSSRTRATPSRRSAAEAPRRSAADPQRAPRPARARAHAGDTELIDPVPGQMRRPRPARPRPADTDPYAVPDEPRRRPRPANDPREPRRTPPQERYDYREPRERDRYERPSQRPAASEPRRRRYADDPYEPVDRYQSPARPSRSAPPSGAHHPVSRVRYRGADDDAAAPEPRERRPRQPQSWD, encoded by the coding sequence GTGTCAGCAGAGCATCACGGGCCCGAAGCCGCCCTCGATCGCCGCTCGGCGCTGCCCAGCATCCCGGGAATCCCCTGGTGGGGAGCCATTGTGCTGGCCGTCACAGCCACCGCGATCGGCTTCGCGTACGACGCCGGCACCGGTGACAAAGAACTCAGCGCGTTCTTCACTTTCTGCTACGTGGCCGGCTGTGTACTCGCTGTGCTCGCGGTGCGACGGTCCGGCATTTTCACCGCGGTCATCCAGCCGCCGCTGATCCTTTTCGTTGCGGTGCCCGGCGCGTACTTCATGTTCCACAGCGACAAGATCGCCGGCATCAAGGACCTGCTGATCAACTGCGGGTATCCGCTGATCGAGCGTTTTCCGACGATGTTCTTCACCGCAGCGGCGGTTCTCGTCCTCGGGCTGGTCCGTTGGTTCGTCCTGCCGCAGTTCCTGACCTACGAGGACGACGACGAGGACGAGGCAGTCGCCGAGGCCAAGCCGCGCCGCACCCGCCGCCAGGCCGACGACGAAGACGTCGCGCCCGCCGGACTGGCCGGACTCGCCGCAACGCTGTCGGCCAAGCTCACCAAACTGACCACCGGCCAGACGCCCCGCAGCAGCCGTACCCGGGCGACCCCGTCGCGCCGTTCGGCGGCGGAGGCGCCCCGCCGAAGCGCGGCCGACCCGCAACGCGCACCGCGTCCGGCACGTGCCCGTGCGCACGCCGGCGATACCGAGCTGATCGATCCGGTGCCGGGTCAGATGCGGCGGCCTCGGCCCGCTCGCCCACGCCCAGCCGACACCGACCCGTATGCCGTTCCCGACGAGCCCCGTCGTCGCCCGCGACCGGCCAATGACCCGCGTGAACCGCGTCGCACCCCGCCGCAGGAGCGGTACGACTACCGGGAGCCACGGGAGCGGGATCGCTACGAGCGCCCGTCACAGCGCCCGGCCGCGTCCGAGCCGCGCCGTCGTCGCTACGCCGACGATCCGTACGAGCCCGTCGACCGCTACCAGTCCCCCGCGCGTCCGTCGCGGAGCGCACCGCCCAGCGGCGCCCACCACCCGGTTTCCCGAGTGCGGTACCGCGGGGCAGACGACGACGCCGCAGCGCCCGAACCACGTGAGCGCCGGCCGCGTCAGCCCCAGAGCTGGGACTGA
- a CDS encoding lipid droplet-associated protein, producing the protein MSTAPYGVRLLVGAAATALEETIRLPQTILTYPMTLASQFAQLVMKMQQDLAELVNKGDETLEQWFPPKDEQPEWATFDEDLLDAAAPTDTATPTEQPDGARLTEGRFALYSTGAADAPKPATNGSATNGAVVAPAIVDDLGYADLTLAQLRARLPQLKVDDLEALLTYENNTKSRAPFQTLLANRITRATAK; encoded by the coding sequence ATGTCTACTGCGCCCTACGGAGTCCGGCTGCTGGTCGGCGCGGCTGCGACCGCGCTCGAGGAGACCATTCGGCTCCCCCAAACCATCCTGACCTACCCGATGACTCTGGCCAGTCAGTTCGCCCAGCTGGTCATGAAGATGCAGCAAGACCTGGCCGAACTGGTCAACAAGGGCGACGAGACGCTCGAGCAGTGGTTCCCGCCGAAGGACGAGCAGCCGGAGTGGGCCACCTTCGACGAGGATCTGCTGGACGCGGCGGCCCCCACGGACACGGCCACCCCCACCGAACAGCCTGACGGCGCCCGCCTGACCGAGGGCCGCTTCGCGCTGTACAGCACCGGTGCCGCCGACGCACCGAAGCCGGCGACGAACGGTTCGGCCACCAACGGAGCGGTTGTGGCTCCGGCCATCGTCGACGATCTGGGCTACGCCGACCTGACGCTGGCTCAGCTGCGGGCCCGCCTGCCCCAGCTCAAGGTGGATGACCTCGAGGCGCTGCTGACCTACGAGAACAACACGAAGTCCCGCGCGCCGTTCCAGACGCTGCTGGCCAACAGGATCACCCGCGCGACCGCGAAGTGA
- a CDS encoding HAD family hydrolase, which yields MLKHWNDGPTKSAIVDFVGRVTTPGPDFVAPQDRIAVFDNDGTLWCEKPAYIQLDFLMRRLAAQAAADPALAARQPYAAAASGDLDWFGAAVTKHYQGDDSELKVLATGILSAYSGITVEEHAARVTAFFAEVRHPTLDRSYTECGYVPMIELLRYLESNAFTCYIVSGGGRDFMRPVTDGMYGIPPERVVGSSVGVTFADGNLVTTAQPEFLNDGPVKPVRIWDRTGRRPMFAAGNSNGDIEMMQYTKGFRLLVWHDDADREFAYEAGAEKALKMAESEGWTVASMRSDWAEVFPR from the coding sequence GTGCTGAAACATTGGAACGACGGCCCGACGAAGTCGGCGATCGTCGACTTCGTCGGGCGCGTCACCACCCCGGGCCCGGATTTCGTTGCGCCCCAAGACCGCATCGCGGTCTTCGACAACGACGGCACGCTGTGGTGTGAGAAGCCGGCGTACATTCAGCTGGATTTCCTGATGCGGCGGCTGGCCGCGCAAGCCGCCGCCGATCCGGCGCTGGCCGCTCGGCAGCCCTACGCCGCGGCCGCGTCAGGCGACCTGGACTGGTTCGGCGCGGCCGTCACCAAGCACTATCAGGGTGACGACAGCGAGCTGAAAGTGCTTGCTACCGGCATTCTTTCGGCGTACTCCGGGATAACCGTCGAGGAACATGCCGCGCGGGTTACGGCGTTCTTCGCCGAGGTCCGACATCCGACGCTGGATCGTTCGTACACCGAATGCGGGTATGTGCCGATGATCGAGTTGCTGCGCTACCTGGAGTCGAATGCGTTCACCTGCTACATCGTCTCCGGCGGCGGGCGTGATTTCATGCGGCCCGTCACCGACGGGATGTACGGGATCCCGCCCGAACGCGTGGTAGGAAGCTCGGTGGGCGTCACGTTCGCCGACGGCAATCTGGTGACGACGGCGCAGCCCGAGTTCCTCAACGACGGGCCGGTGAAGCCGGTGAGAATCTGGGACCGCACCGGCCGGCGGCCGATGTTCGCGGCGGGAAATTCCAACGGCGATATCGAAATGATGCAATACACCAAGGGTTTTCGGCTGCTGGTGTGGCATGACGATGCCGACCGCGAGTTCGCCTACGAAGCCGGTGCCGAGAAAGCACTGAAGATGGCAGAGTCCGAAGGCTGGACCGTCGCCAGCATGCGGTCCGACTGGGCCGAGGTGTTCCCCCGTTGA
- a CDS encoding NAD-dependent epimerase/dehydratase family protein, whose protein sequence is MRVLLTGAAGFIGSRIWAELAAAGHEVVAIDAMLGAAHGPGALPPDGCLVHDVRDAEALAVQLKGIDVVCHQAAVVGAGVNAADAPSYGSHNDYATTVLLAQMYAAGCRRLVLASSMVVYGQGGYECAKHGPVDPLPRYRTDLDAGVFEHRCPVGDEELRWRLVGEDAPLRPRSLYAASKTAQEHYALAWADAVGGSVVALRYHNVYGPHMPRDTPYSGVAAIFRSALENGIVPNVYEDGGQMRDFVHVDDVAAANVAAVEFGNDGFAAFNVCSGHPIAIRDVAGQLCAARGAPSPSVTGQYRSGDVRHIVADPARATRELGFTAVIHPRDGLRDFAFAPLRV, encoded by the coding sequence GTGCGAGTGCTCTTGACCGGCGCGGCAGGATTCATCGGTTCGCGCATCTGGGCGGAGTTGGCCGCGGCCGGGCACGAGGTCGTGGCAATCGACGCAATGCTCGGTGCCGCACATGGCCCCGGGGCACTGCCGCCCGACGGTTGCCTGGTCCACGACGTGCGTGATGCCGAGGCATTGGCAGTGCAGCTCAAGGGTATCGACGTCGTGTGTCACCAGGCCGCCGTCGTCGGCGCCGGCGTCAATGCCGCGGATGCGCCGTCATACGGCAGTCACAACGACTACGCCACCACGGTGCTGCTCGCACAGATGTATGCCGCCGGCTGTCGTCGGCTGGTCCTCGCGTCGTCGATGGTGGTCTACGGCCAGGGTGGCTACGAATGCGCGAAGCACGGCCCGGTCGATCCGTTGCCGCGGTACCGGACCGACCTCGATGCCGGTGTTTTCGAGCACCGGTGCCCGGTCGGCGACGAAGAGCTGCGCTGGCGCCTGGTGGGGGAGGACGCACCGCTGCGGCCGCGCAGTCTGTACGCGGCGAGCAAGACCGCGCAGGAGCACTACGCACTGGCCTGGGCCGACGCGGTCGGTGGCTCCGTGGTCGCGCTGCGCTATCACAACGTGTACGGGCCCCACATGCCGCGCGACACGCCCTACTCGGGAGTGGCCGCGATCTTCCGTTCCGCGCTGGAAAACGGCATTGTCCCAAACGTTTACGAGGACGGCGGACAGATGCGTGACTTCGTCCACGTCGACGACGTGGCGGCGGCCAATGTCGCCGCGGTGGAATTCGGCAACGACGGATTCGCCGCGTTCAACGTCTGCTCGGGGCATCCGATCGCGATTCGCGATGTGGCCGGGCAGTTGTGCGCGGCCCGCGGTGCCCCGTCACCATCGGTCACCGGGCAGTATCGCAGCGGCGACGTCCGCCATATCGTCGCCGACCCGGCGCGGGCGACCCGGGAACTCGGGTTCACCGCGGTGATCCACCCTCGGGACGGGTTGCGCGACTTCGCATTCGCGCCGCTACGGGTTTGA
- a CDS encoding arylsulfatase, translating into MPDGKPNILVIWGDDIGISNLSCYSDGLMGYRTPNIDRIAAEGMRFTDSYGEQSCTAGRAAFISGQSVYRTGMSKVGIPGVDIGWAAEDPTIAELLKPLGYATGQFGKNHFGDLNKYLPTVHGFDEFYGNLYHLNAEEEPEQFDYPHKDQFPLLYEKALPRGVMDCKATTEVSTEPDDPKFGPVGKQTITDTGPLTAKRMETIDDDIADRTADYIKRQHEAGNPFFVWCNFTHMHLYTHVKPESRGQAGLWQSEYHDAMIDHDKNVGTVLDVLDELGITDDTIVIYSTDNGPHRNSWPDAGTTPFRSEKNTNWEGAFRVPEMIRWPGKIQAGSVSNDIIQHHDWLPTLLAAAGDPDVAEKLKKGHKAGADGDTEYKVHIDGFNLLPYLMGEVEHSPRRGFFYFNDDAELVAMRFENWKIVFAEQRCQGTLRIWAEPFTPLRVPKLFNLRTDPYEYADITSNTYYEWFLRRDFFAFYATAMAAAFLDTFKEFPPRHPPASFSIDQIVEKLHEFLAAD; encoded by the coding sequence ATGCCCGACGGCAAACCCAATATCCTGGTGATCTGGGGCGACGACATCGGCATCAGCAACCTGAGTTGCTACAGCGACGGGCTGATGGGTTATCGCACCCCGAACATCGACCGCATCGCCGCAGAGGGCATGCGATTCACCGACTCCTACGGCGAGCAAAGCTGCACCGCGGGTCGCGCGGCGTTCATCAGTGGGCAGAGCGTGTACCGCACCGGGATGAGCAAAGTCGGCATACCGGGCGTCGACATCGGCTGGGCCGCTGAGGATCCAACCATCGCCGAGCTGCTCAAGCCGCTGGGCTATGCCACCGGCCAGTTCGGCAAGAACCACTTCGGCGACCTCAACAAGTACCTGCCGACGGTGCACGGGTTCGACGAGTTCTACGGCAACCTCTACCACCTCAACGCCGAAGAAGAACCCGAGCAGTTCGACTACCCGCACAAAGACCAGTTCCCGCTGCTGTACGAGAAGGCACTGCCCCGTGGGGTGATGGACTGCAAAGCCACCACCGAGGTCTCGACCGAACCCGACGACCCGAAGTTCGGTCCGGTCGGGAAGCAGACCATCACGGACACCGGTCCGCTCACCGCCAAGCGGATGGAGACCATCGACGACGACATCGCCGACCGCACCGCCGACTACATCAAGCGGCAGCACGAGGCGGGCAACCCGTTCTTCGTGTGGTGCAACTTCACCCACATGCACCTGTACACCCACGTGAAGCCGGAGAGCCGCGGGCAGGCCGGGCTGTGGCAGTCCGAGTACCACGACGCGATGATCGACCACGACAAGAACGTGGGCACGGTGCTGGACGTCCTGGACGAACTCGGCATCACCGACGACACCATCGTCATCTACTCGACCGACAACGGCCCCCACCGCAACTCGTGGCCCGACGCCGGCACCACCCCGTTCCGCAGCGAGAAGAACACCAACTGGGAGGGCGCCTTCCGCGTGCCCGAGATGATCCGCTGGCCCGGCAAGATCCAGGCGGGCAGCGTCTCCAACGACATCATCCAGCACCACGACTGGCTGCCGACGCTGCTCGCCGCGGCCGGCGATCCCGACGTCGCCGAGAAGCTCAAGAAGGGCCACAAGGCCGGCGCCGACGGCGATACCGAGTACAAAGTCCACATCGACGGGTTCAACCTGCTGCCGTATCTGATGGGCGAGGTCGAGCACAGCCCACGTCGTGGTTTCTTCTATTTCAACGACGACGCGGAGCTGGTCGCGATGCGCTTCGAGAACTGGAAGATCGTCTTCGCCGAGCAGCGCTGCCAAGGCACGCTGCGGATTTGGGCCGAACCGTTCACTCCGCTGCGGGTCCCGAAGCTGTTCAACCTGCGCACCGACCCGTACGAGTACGCCGACATCACCTCGAACACCTACTACGAGTGGTTCCTGCGGCGAGACTTCTTCGCGTTCTATGCGACGGCCATGGCCGCGGCGTTCCTCGACACGTTCAAGGAGTTTCCGCCGCGGCACCCACCGGCCAGCTTCAGCATCGACCAGATCGTCGAGAAGCTCCACGAGTTCCTGGCCGCGGACTGA
- a CDS encoding formylglycine-generating enzyme family protein, which produces MTLVWIPGQTTVLGSDEHYPEEAPAREVTVDGFWMQPHQVTNADFAAFVDATSYVTVAERPLNPAEYPGAPAENLQPGSMVFRRTPGPVDLRHLSQWWTWTPGACWNHPRGPKSSLRNREHHPVVHVAFEDAAAYADWAGLTLPTEAQWEVAARGGLDRATYTWGSAPERPGQRLANFWHGEFPYLPDTGYGQTTPVGSFPANDYGLFDMAGNVWEWTTDFYGATRDSQPCCAADSYDTDQPGTPVPRRVIKGGSFLCADSYCLRYRPAARRPHAVDTGMSHIGFRCVRTG; this is translated from the coding sequence TTGACCCTGGTGTGGATTCCCGGGCAGACCACGGTGCTGGGTTCCGACGAGCACTATCCCGAGGAGGCCCCGGCCCGCGAGGTCACCGTCGACGGTTTCTGGATGCAGCCGCACCAGGTGACCAACGCGGACTTCGCCGCGTTCGTGGACGCCACCAGCTACGTCACCGTCGCCGAGCGGCCGCTCAACCCCGCCGAGTATCCGGGCGCCCCCGCGGAAAACCTGCAACCGGGCTCCATGGTGTTCCGCCGCACGCCCGGCCCCGTCGACCTGCGCCACCTCAGCCAATGGTGGACGTGGACGCCGGGCGCGTGCTGGAACCATCCGCGTGGCCCCAAGTCGTCGCTGCGAAACCGGGAGCACCATCCCGTCGTGCACGTGGCGTTCGAGGACGCCGCGGCATACGCCGACTGGGCCGGACTGACCCTGCCCACCGAGGCGCAGTGGGAAGTGGCGGCCCGCGGTGGCCTGGACCGCGCCACCTACACCTGGGGCTCCGCGCCTGAGCGGCCCGGGCAACGGTTGGCCAACTTCTGGCACGGCGAGTTCCCGTACCTGCCCGACACCGGCTACGGCCAGACCACACCCGTCGGCAGCTTCCCCGCCAATGACTACGGCCTGTTCGACATGGCGGGCAACGTCTGGGAGTGGACCACCGACTTCTACGGCGCCACCCGGGACAGCCAGCCGTGTTGCGCCGCAGACAGTTACGACACCGATCAACCGGGCACACCGGTACCGCGCCGGGTGATCAAGGGCGGGTCGTTCCTCTGCGCGGACAGCTACTGCTTGCGCTACCGGCCGGCGGCCCGCCGTCCCCACGCTGTCGATACCGGGATGAGTCACATCGGATTCCGGTGCGTGCGGACCGGGTGA
- a CDS encoding exodeoxyribonuclease VII small subunit: protein MTNISQLGYEDARDELIEVVRRLEAGGLDLDTSLQLWERGEQLAKRCEAHLAGARKKVEDALATGTDDEN, encoded by the coding sequence ATGACGAACATTAGTCAGCTTGGCTACGAAGATGCCCGCGACGAACTGATCGAGGTCGTCCGCCGGCTGGAGGCGGGCGGACTCGATCTCGATACCTCGCTGCAGCTCTGGGAAAGGGGTGAACAGCTGGCAAAACGGTGCGAAGCGCACCTGGCCGGCGCGCGCAAGAAGGTCGAGGACGCGCTCGCCACGGGCACCGACGACGAAAATTGA
- a CDS encoding dsRBD fold-containing protein, translated as MYDKDLTNKWHVEIEFFEDDVHTHASAHARLRDDTIATTGDAYRNPKDPSAPMIGEEIAAARALIALGTDLLVAASANIEQSTKRPVHLYR; from the coding sequence ATGTACGACAAGGATCTGACCAACAAGTGGCACGTCGAGATCGAGTTCTTCGAGGACGATGTCCACACCCACGCCTCAGCGCATGCCCGGCTCCGTGACGACACCATCGCCACGACGGGGGATGCCTACCGCAATCCCAAAGATCCGAGTGCGCCGATGATCGGCGAGGAGATCGCGGCGGCCCGCGCACTCATCGCGCTCGGCACCGATCTGCTCGTCGCAGCCTCGGCGAACATCGAGCAGTCAACCAAACGGCCCGTGCATCTCTACCGCTGA
- a CDS encoding FHA domain-containing protein, producing the protein MSEAMVAMPRRSELDRPQKRASETPATQRGFSTATDGDAGEQGAGPSDWAVLVVTQGPHPGTRFLLDSPVTSIGRLRDSDVFLDDITVSRRHAEIRWNNGAFTLADVGGLTCTHLNGKLVDAVAPLNTGDVVEVGESQLVFLTHPAVPAAWHRPVDAGHECESVGVH; encoded by the coding sequence ATGTCAGAAGCGATGGTCGCGATGCCGCGGCGGTCAGAATTGGACCGGCCTCAGAAACGCGCTTCAGAAACCCCCGCCACTCAACGTGGCTTCTCAACGGCCACCGACGGGGATGCCGGCGAGCAGGGCGCCGGGCCAAGCGACTGGGCCGTTCTGGTCGTCACCCAGGGTCCACACCCTGGCACGCGGTTCCTGTTGGATTCGCCGGTCACGTCCATCGGCAGGCTCCGCGATAGTGACGTCTTCCTCGATGACATCACCGTCAGTCGACGGCACGCGGAAATCCGTTGGAACAACGGCGCATTCACATTGGCGGACGTCGGCGGCCTGACCTGCACCCATCTCAACGGTAAGTTGGTCGATGCCGTCGCGCCGCTGAACACCGGGGACGTGGTCGAGGTCGGCGAGAGTCAACTGGTCTTTCTGACACATCCCGCGGTACCCGCCGCATGGCACCGCCCAGTCGACGCGGGCCATGAGTGCGAAAGCGTCGGCGTCCATTAG
- a CDS encoding 3-beta-hydroxysteroid dehydrogenase: MRDASLTTDLGRVLVTGGSGFVGANLVTELLGRGHHVRSFDRAPSPLPANPNLETQVGDITNPDDVAVAVKDIDTIIHTAAIIDLMGGASVTDEYRNRSFGVNVGGTENLVKLGRAAGVKRFVYTASNSVVMGGQDIQNGDETMPYTARFNDLYTETKVAAEKFVLSQNNIEGDGSGLLTCSIRPSGIWGRGDQTMFRKVFENILAGHVKVLVGNKNIKLDNSYVHNLIHGFILAGEHLVPGGTSPGQAYFINDGEPLNMFEFARPVVAACGRNLPTFYVSGKLVHRVMMAWQWLHFRFALPAPLIEPLAVERLYLNNYFSIAKAKRDLGYEPLFNTEQAMKECMPYYVDLFRQMEAAEAK; encoded by the coding sequence ATGCGTGATGCTTCCCTGACCACAGACCTCGGCCGCGTGCTGGTAACCGGCGGGTCTGGCTTTGTCGGCGCCAACCTGGTGACCGAGCTGCTCGGCCGCGGCCACCACGTCCGGTCGTTCGACCGGGCGCCGTCCCCGCTGCCGGCCAACCCGAATCTGGAGACGCAGGTCGGCGACATCACGAACCCCGACGACGTTGCGGTGGCGGTGAAGGATATCGACACGATCATCCACACCGCGGCGATCATCGACCTCATGGGCGGCGCGTCCGTCACCGACGAGTACCGCAACCGCAGCTTCGGTGTGAACGTCGGTGGCACCGAGAACCTGGTGAAGCTGGGCCGGGCCGCGGGCGTCAAGCGCTTCGTCTACACCGCCTCGAACAGCGTCGTGATGGGTGGGCAGGACATCCAGAACGGCGACGAGACCATGCCGTACACCGCCCGCTTCAACGACCTCTACACCGAGACCAAGGTCGCGGCCGAGAAGTTCGTGTTGTCGCAGAACAACATTGAAGGCGACGGGTCAGGCTTACTCACGTGCTCCATCCGGCCCAGCGGCATCTGGGGCCGGGGCGACCAGACCATGTTCCGCAAGGTGTTCGAGAACATCCTCGCCGGGCACGTCAAGGTGCTGGTCGGCAACAAGAACATCAAGCTGGACAACTCCTACGTGCACAACCTGATCCACGGTTTCATCCTGGCCGGCGAGCACCTGGTGCCGGGCGGCACCTCACCCGGGCAGGCCTATTTCATCAACGACGGCGAGCCGCTCAACATGTTCGAGTTCGCCCGCCCCGTGGTCGCCGCGTGTGGCCGCAACCTGCCGACCTTCTACGTTTCCGGCAAGCTGGTGCACCGCGTGATGATGGCGTGGCAGTGGCTGCACTTCAGGTTCGCCCTGCCCGCGCCGCTGATCGAGCCACTGGCTGTCGAACGGCTCTACCTGAACAACTACTTCTCGATCGCCAAGGCCAAGCGCGACCTGGGCTACGAGCCGCTGTTCAACACCGAACAGGCGATGAAGGAATGCATGCCGTACTACGTCGACCTCTTCCGCCAGATGGAAGCGGCCGAAGCGAAGTAG
- the xseA gene encoding exodeoxyribonuclease VII large subunit, giving the protein MTSAAAAAENENSAENPWPVRAVSTRVAKYIDRLGTIWIEGQLTELKLRQSTAWMVLRDPAADMSLSVSCPRALVDDAPVALSEGTQVIMLGKPQFYTRNGSFSLRISQIRAVGIGELLARIDRLRRLLDAEGLFDPRLKRPIPFLPGTIGLITGRASAAEHDVVTVAESRWPAVHFDIRNTAVQGTNAVPQIVEALRALDAAPHVDVIVIARGGGSVEDLLPFSDETLCREIAACTTPVVSAVGHEPDNPLCDLVADLRAATPTDAAKRIVPDAAAEQALVTDLRRRSAQALRNWVHREERFIGQLRGRPVLAQPLHALDVRAEEITRAVAAARRDIRRLIATETDHVGHLSARLATLGPAATLARGYAVVQNLSAAGAVLRSAQDAPAGTRLRIRVADGAVTTVSEGIYDEH; this is encoded by the coding sequence GTGACGTCGGCTGCCGCAGCGGCCGAGAACGAGAACTCGGCCGAGAATCCGTGGCCGGTCCGGGCGGTGTCCACCCGGGTGGCCAAGTACATCGACCGGCTCGGCACCATCTGGATCGAGGGCCAGCTCACCGAGCTGAAGTTGCGCCAGTCGACGGCGTGGATGGTGCTGCGCGACCCGGCCGCCGACATGTCGCTGTCGGTCAGTTGCCCCCGTGCCCTGGTCGACGACGCCCCGGTCGCCCTGTCCGAGGGCACCCAGGTGATCATGCTGGGCAAGCCGCAGTTCTACACCCGCAACGGCTCATTCTCGTTGCGTATCAGCCAGATTCGCGCGGTGGGCATCGGCGAGCTGCTGGCCCGCATCGATCGGCTACGCCGGCTGCTGGACGCCGAGGGGCTGTTCGATCCGCGGCTGAAGCGCCCGATTCCGTTCCTGCCGGGCACCATTGGCCTGATCACCGGCCGGGCCTCGGCAGCCGAACACGACGTCGTCACCGTCGCCGAAAGCCGTTGGCCCGCAGTTCACTTCGATATCCGCAACACCGCTGTGCAAGGCACCAACGCGGTGCCGCAGATCGTCGAGGCCCTGCGCGCCCTGGACGCGGCACCACACGTGGACGTCATCGTGATCGCACGCGGCGGCGGCAGCGTCGAGGACCTGCTGCCGTTCTCCGACGAGACGCTGTGCCGCGAGATCGCCGCCTGCACCACCCCGGTGGTGAGCGCCGTCGGGCACGAACCGGACAACCCGCTGTGCGACCTGGTCGCCGACCTGCGGGCGGCCACCCCGACCGACGCCGCCAAACGCATCGTCCCGGACGCCGCCGCCGAACAGGCATTGGTGACCGACCTGCGCCGGCGCAGCGCGCAGGCCCTGCGCAACTGGGTGCATCGCGAAGAGCGCTTCATCGGTCAACTGCGCGGCCGCCCGGTCCTGGCACAGCCACTCCACGCGCTCGACGTCCGCGCCGAGGAGATCACCCGCGCAGTGGCAGCCGCGCGGCGCGACATCCGGCGGCTGATCGCCACCGAAACCGACCACGTCGGCCACCTGTCGGCCCGGCTGGCCACCCTGGGCCCGGCCGCGACGCTGGCGCGGGGGTACGCCGTGGTGCAGAACCTGTCCGCAGCCGGCGCGGTCCTGCGGTCAGCGCAGGATGCCCCGGCGGGAACCAGACTCCGAATCCGGGTGGCCGACGGCGCCGTCACGACCGTGAGCGAAGGAATATATGACGAACATTAG
- a CDS encoding 4-hydroxy-3-methylbut-2-enyl diphosphate reductase — protein MPPTINMGIPGATVSVAGAAMSKTGKRVLLAEPRGYCAGVDRAVETVERALEKHGAPVYVRHEIVHNRYVVDTLAKAGAVFVEQTDEVPEGAIVVFSAHGVAPTVHEEAAARNLRTIDATCPLVTKVHNEAKRFARDDYDILLVGHEGHEEVVGTAGEAPDHVQVVDNPDAVDKVTVRDPNKVIWLSQTTLSVDETMETVRRLREKFPTLQDPPSDDICYATQNRQVAVKAMAPECELVIVVGSRNSSNSVRLVEVALNAGSNAAKLVDYAEDIDPAWLENVTTVGVTSGASVPEILVRGVLERLAEFGYDTVQPVTTANETLVFALPREIRPARH, from the coding sequence ATGCCACCGACGATCAATATGGGCATTCCCGGCGCCACCGTTTCGGTCGCCGGAGCCGCGATGAGCAAAACCGGCAAGCGCGTGCTGCTCGCCGAGCCGCGCGGCTACTGCGCGGGCGTGGACCGCGCGGTCGAGACCGTCGAGCGGGCGCTGGAGAAGCACGGCGCCCCGGTGTACGTGCGGCACGAGATCGTGCACAACCGCTACGTGGTGGACACCCTGGCCAAGGCCGGGGCCGTGTTCGTCGAGCAGACCGATGAGGTGCCCGAGGGCGCCATCGTGGTGTTCTCGGCCCACGGCGTCGCGCCGACGGTGCACGAGGAAGCCGCCGCGCGCAATCTGCGAACCATCGACGCCACGTGTCCGCTGGTCACCAAGGTGCACAACGAGGCCAAGCGCTTCGCCCGCGACGACTACGACATCCTGCTGGTCGGCCACGAGGGCCACGAAGAGGTCGTCGGCACCGCGGGCGAGGCACCTGACCACGTGCAGGTCGTCGACAACCCGGATGCCGTCGACAAGGTGACGGTGCGTGATCCGAACAAGGTCATCTGGCTATCCCAGACCACCCTGTCCGTCGACGAGACCATGGAGACCGTGCGGCGGCTGCGGGAGAAGTTCCCCACGCTGCAGGACCCGCCCAGCGACGACATCTGCTACGCCACCCAGAACCGCCAGGTTGCGGTCAAGGCGATGGCCCCGGAATGCGAGCTGGTGATCGTCGTCGGCTCGCGCAACTCGTCGAACTCGGTGCGGCTGGTCGAGGTGGCGTTGAACGCCGGGTCGAACGCGGCGAAGCTGGTCGACTACGCCGAGGACATCGATCCGGCGTGGCTGGAGAACGTGACGACCGTCGGCGTGACCTCAGGTGCGTCGGTGCCCGAGATCTTGGTGCGCGGTGTGCTCGAGCGCCTCGCGGAATTCGGCTACGACACCGTCCAGCCCGTCACCACCGCCAACGAGACGCTGGTTTTCGCGCTGCCGCGCGAGATTCGCCCGGCCCGGCACTGA